One stretch of Euwallacea similis isolate ESF13 chromosome 6, ESF131.1, whole genome shotgun sequence DNA includes these proteins:
- the trh gene encoding protein trachealess isoform X5 translates to MLPYQAVTMDYAVTSGFQRHPTAHQSPIGLGVNINPAFTHSCILEIRKEKSRDAARSRRGKENYEFYELAKMLPLPAAITSQLDKASIIRLTISYLKLRDFSGHGDPPWSRDGPPPPKTLKGRRSTLGMEIEQHHGTHILQALDGFALAVGSDGRFLYISETVSIYLGLSQVEMTGSSIFDYIHHQDHSEIAEHLGLGLSQGQSMASPGSGSEESGSTVGTNNPDVSTVMSLGTNPPYKGLDRAFCIRMKSTLTKRGCHFKSSGYRVVLILSRLRPQYVFAHSRKSDQPPLLGMVALAIALPSPSVHEIRLESDMFVTRINFDFKIAHCEPKVIELLDYSPEELTGRNLYTLCHGEDANKLRKSHIDLINKGQVLTNYYRIMNKNGGYTWIQTCATVVCNSKNAEEQNIICVNYVISGREYENLIMDCCQMEDNPHVVKKEEASSNDPENGSPDADRGDDRNSGGPPNPPSDPSQDMEDSTSHGADPGTITKAIGDLRTRRMDPATNVAKHQGTPTPVVDQRKTSTPVRRAQKRKNTSSDENEEEESGNPSRNTVMSPASSCHSATGSHPIVAASESTGNSPKKLDDAGSSTGGTSVKDLENAMSKHLPACKSPNHQPTDFSTDALLKQQQRTTIQWIGAHQQLQQQGPLPASTLLRQLYANRESVIRANVHGITSAGSRSSSASGYYPNESQVGPLPTPPGSEGSSSYSEHQFLLSQHQNYPAGYSMDYHSAMTPPSSVSPRDKHQQLHTGVTFESPVPYQDVLRQYPDSPLPLKPQVYSYVDQPQFYHHGTAGAGFHLYHPSKGAGAPSNWYAPS, encoded by the exons ATGCTGCCTTATCAAGCGGTGACGATGGACTACGCAGTCACATCAGGCTTCCAGCGTCATCCTACTGCGCATCAGTCGCCTATTGGCCTTGGAGTGAACATCAATCCTGCATTTACCCACTCTTG tattttggAGATACGAAAAGAGAAGAGTAGAGATGCAGCCCGATCCAGAAGAGGAAAAGAGAACTATGAGTTCTATGAACTCGCCAAAATGCTACCCCTTCCCGCCGCCATTACCTCGCAGTTAGATAAAGCTAGTATTATACGCTTAACGATCTCATATCTAAAATTAAGGGATTTCTCAGGCCATGGAGATCCTCCATGGAGTAGAGATGGTCCGCCTCCCCCTAAAACGTTGAAAG GAAGACGATCAACACTAGGAATGGAAATCGAGCAGCATCACGGGACTCACATATTGCAG GCCCTTGACGGTTTTGCTCTCGCCGTAGGATCAGACGGCAGATTTCTGTACATTTCTGAGACTGTTTCAATTTACTTAGGACTATCACAG GTTGAAATGACGGGCAGTAGCATATTTGACTACATTCATCATCAAGACCATTCAGAAATAGCTGAACATTTAGGTTTAGGATTATCCCAGGGACAGAGCATGGCCTCACCAGGAAGTGGTTCAGAAGAAAGTGGTTCAACGGTGGGGACAAACAACCCTGACG TCTCTACAGTCATGTCATTAGGAACAAATCCGCCTTACAAAGGCTTAGATAGGGCATTTTGTATTCGAATGAAATCCACACTCACCAAGAGAGGCTGTCATTTCAAATCATCAGGGTATAGG gttGTTTTAATACTAAGTAGGTTAAGGCCGCAATATGTCTTTGCGCATTCGCGCAAATCGGATCAACCACCACTTTTGGGCATGGTGGCTCTGGCGATAGCTTTACCTTCTCCTAGCGTGCATGAAATTCGCTTAGAATCGGATATGTTCGTCACTAGGATAAACTTCGACTTTAAAATAGCTCATTGTGAACCGAAGGTGATAGAGTTGCTAGATTATTCTCCTGAAGAACTGACTGGCAGGAACCTGTATACTTTGTGCCATGGCGAAGACGCTAATAAGCTTAGGAAAAGTCATATAGACT taataaataaggGTCAAGTATTAACCAACTACTATAggataatgaataaaaatggtGGTTACACATGGATTCAAACGTGCGCCACCGTAGTTTGCAACTCCAAAAATGCCgaagaacaaaatattatttgtgtGAATTATGTAATAAG TGGAAgagaatatgaaaatttaataatggacTGTTGTCAAATGGAAGACAATCCTCACGTAGTAAAAAAGGAGGAGGCCAGCAGTAATGACCCAGAAAACGGATCTCCTGATGCAGATCGAGGAG ATGACCGAAATAGCGGAGGACCTCCCAATCCCCCCTCAGATCCCTCCCAAGACATGGAAGACTCAACTAGCCATGGGGCAGACCCAGGAACTATTACCAAGGCTATAGGTGATCTAAGAACGCGCCGAATGGACCCTGCGACCAATGTAGCAAAGCATCAAGGAACCCCCACGCCTGTAGTAGACCAAAGAAAAACTTCAACACCCGTCAGGAGGGcgcaaaaacgaaaaaacacTTCTTCAGATGAGAACGAAGAAGAAGAATCGGGTAACCCAAGTAGAAATACTGTGATGAGTCCCGCAAGCTCCTGTCACTCAGCTACTGGTTCTCATCCAATAGTAGCAGCTTCAGAATCCACTGGAAATAGTCCGAAAAAACTTGATGATGCGG GGAGTAGTACAGGAGGCACGTCTGTCAAAGACTTGGAAAATGCAATGTCGAAACATCTCCCTGCGTGCAAGTCGCCGAACCATCAACCCACAGACTTCAGCACGGATGCGCTGTTGAAACAACAACAGAGGACGACTATTCAATGGATTGGTGCGCACCAACAGCTGCAGCAACAAGGCCCTTTACCAGCCTCTACGCTTCTGAGGCAGCTTTACGCGAATCGAGAGAGTGTTATCAGGGCTAACGTCCATGGGATTACCAGTGCTGGGAGTAGATCTAGCAGTGCTTCTg GCTACTATCCAAACGAAAGCCAAGTAGGACCCCTTCCAACTCCTCCGGGGAGCGAAGGTTCGTCCTCATATAGTGAACATCAATTCCTGCTATCGCAGCATCAAAACTATCCAGCGGGGTACTCTATGGACTATCATTCGGCCATGACACCTCCGTCCAGCGTTTCTCCTAGGGACAAGCATCAGCAGTTGCATACAGGAGTGACGTTCGAATCTCCAGTGCCATATCAAGATGTTCTTAGACAGTATCCTGATAGTCCTTTACCACTGAAACCTCAAGTGTATTCGTATGTGGATCAACCTCAGTTCTACCACCACGGTACAGCGGGGGCTGGTTTCCACTTGTATCATCCGAGTAAAGGAGCGGGAGCCCCGTCTAACTGGTACGCACCCTCATAG
- the trh gene encoding protein trachealess isoform X4, producing MLPYQAVTMDYAVTSGFQRHPTAHQSPIGLGVNINPAFTHSWFVPADFSVPYKQTPLLEPGILEIRKEKSRDAARSRRGKENYEFYELAKMLPLPAAITSQLDKASIIRLTISYLKLRDFSGHGDPPWSRDGPPPPKTLKGRRSTLGMEIEQHHGTHILQALDGFALAVGSDGRFLYISETVSIYLGLSQVEMTGSSIFDYIHHQDHSEIAEHLGLGLSQGQSMASPGSGSEESGSTVGTNNPDVSTVMSLGTNPPYKGLDRAFCIRMKSTLTKRGCHFKSSGYRVVLILSRLRPQYVFAHSRKSDQPPLLGMVALAIALPSPSVHEIRLESDMFVTRINFDFKIAHCEPKVIELLDYSPEELTGRNLYTLCHGEDANKLRKSHIDLINKGQVLTNYYRIMNKNGGYTWIQTCATVVCNSKNAEEQNIICVNYVISGREYENLIMDCCQMEDNPHVVKKEEASSNDPENGSPDADRGDDRNSGGPPNPPSDPSQDMEDSTSHGADPGTITKAIGDLRTRRMDPATNVAKHQGTPTPVVDQRKTSTPVRRAQKRKNTSSDENEEEESGNPSRNTVMSPASSCHSATGSHPIVAASESTGNSPKKLDDAGSSTGGTSVKDLENAMSKHLPACKSPNHQPTDFSTDALLKQQQRTTIQWIGAHQQLQQQGPLPASTLLRQLYANRESVIRANVHGITSAGSRSSSASGYYPNESQVGPLPTPPGSEGSSSYSEHQFLLSQHQNYPAGYSMDYHSAMTPPSSVSPRDKHQQLHTGVTFESPVPYQDVLRQYPDSPLPLKPQVYSYVDQPQFYHHGTAGAGFHLYHPSKGAGAPSNWYAPS from the exons ATGCTGCCTTATCAAGCGGTGACGATGGACTACGCAGTCACATCAGGCTTCCAGCGTCATCCTACTGCGCATCAGTCGCCTATTGGCCTTGGAGTGAACATCAATCCTGCATTTACCCACTCTTGGTTCGTACCGGCGGATTTCAGTGTCCCCTACAAACAGACTCCTCTTCTTGAACCAGG tattttggAGATACGAAAAGAGAAGAGTAGAGATGCAGCCCGATCCAGAAGAGGAAAAGAGAACTATGAGTTCTATGAACTCGCCAAAATGCTACCCCTTCCCGCCGCCATTACCTCGCAGTTAGATAAAGCTAGTATTATACGCTTAACGATCTCATATCTAAAATTAAGGGATTTCTCAGGCCATGGAGATCCTCCATGGAGTAGAGATGGTCCGCCTCCCCCTAAAACGTTGAAAG GAAGACGATCAACACTAGGAATGGAAATCGAGCAGCATCACGGGACTCACATATTGCAG GCCCTTGACGGTTTTGCTCTCGCCGTAGGATCAGACGGCAGATTTCTGTACATTTCTGAGACTGTTTCAATTTACTTAGGACTATCACAG GTTGAAATGACGGGCAGTAGCATATTTGACTACATTCATCATCAAGACCATTCAGAAATAGCTGAACATTTAGGTTTAGGATTATCCCAGGGACAGAGCATGGCCTCACCAGGAAGTGGTTCAGAAGAAAGTGGTTCAACGGTGGGGACAAACAACCCTGACG TCTCTACAGTCATGTCATTAGGAACAAATCCGCCTTACAAAGGCTTAGATAGGGCATTTTGTATTCGAATGAAATCCACACTCACCAAGAGAGGCTGTCATTTCAAATCATCAGGGTATAGG gttGTTTTAATACTAAGTAGGTTAAGGCCGCAATATGTCTTTGCGCATTCGCGCAAATCGGATCAACCACCACTTTTGGGCATGGTGGCTCTGGCGATAGCTTTACCTTCTCCTAGCGTGCATGAAATTCGCTTAGAATCGGATATGTTCGTCACTAGGATAAACTTCGACTTTAAAATAGCTCATTGTGAACCGAAGGTGATAGAGTTGCTAGATTATTCTCCTGAAGAACTGACTGGCAGGAACCTGTATACTTTGTGCCATGGCGAAGACGCTAATAAGCTTAGGAAAAGTCATATAGACT taataaataaggGTCAAGTATTAACCAACTACTATAggataatgaataaaaatggtGGTTACACATGGATTCAAACGTGCGCCACCGTAGTTTGCAACTCCAAAAATGCCgaagaacaaaatattatttgtgtGAATTATGTAATAAG TGGAAgagaatatgaaaatttaataatggacTGTTGTCAAATGGAAGACAATCCTCACGTAGTAAAAAAGGAGGAGGCCAGCAGTAATGACCCAGAAAACGGATCTCCTGATGCAGATCGAGGAG ATGACCGAAATAGCGGAGGACCTCCCAATCCCCCCTCAGATCCCTCCCAAGACATGGAAGACTCAACTAGCCATGGGGCAGACCCAGGAACTATTACCAAGGCTATAGGTGATCTAAGAACGCGCCGAATGGACCCTGCGACCAATGTAGCAAAGCATCAAGGAACCCCCACGCCTGTAGTAGACCAAAGAAAAACTTCAACACCCGTCAGGAGGGcgcaaaaacgaaaaaacacTTCTTCAGATGAGAACGAAGAAGAAGAATCGGGTAACCCAAGTAGAAATACTGTGATGAGTCCCGCAAGCTCCTGTCACTCAGCTACTGGTTCTCATCCAATAGTAGCAGCTTCAGAATCCACTGGAAATAGTCCGAAAAAACTTGATGATGCGG GGAGTAGTACAGGAGGCACGTCTGTCAAAGACTTGGAAAATGCAATGTCGAAACATCTCCCTGCGTGCAAGTCGCCGAACCATCAACCCACAGACTTCAGCACGGATGCGCTGTTGAAACAACAACAGAGGACGACTATTCAATGGATTGGTGCGCACCAACAGCTGCAGCAACAAGGCCCTTTACCAGCCTCTACGCTTCTGAGGCAGCTTTACGCGAATCGAGAGAGTGTTATCAGGGCTAACGTCCATGGGATTACCAGTGCTGGGAGTAGATCTAGCAGTGCTTCTg GCTACTATCCAAACGAAAGCCAAGTAGGACCCCTTCCAACTCCTCCGGGGAGCGAAGGTTCGTCCTCATATAGTGAACATCAATTCCTGCTATCGCAGCATCAAAACTATCCAGCGGGGTACTCTATGGACTATCATTCGGCCATGACACCTCCGTCCAGCGTTTCTCCTAGGGACAAGCATCAGCAGTTGCATACAGGAGTGACGTTCGAATCTCCAGTGCCATATCAAGATGTTCTTAGACAGTATCCTGATAGTCCTTTACCACTGAAACCTCAAGTGTATTCGTATGTGGATCAACCTCAGTTCTACCACCACGGTACAGCGGGGGCTGGTTTCCACTTGTATCATCCGAGTAAAGGAGCGGGAGCCCCGTCTAACTGGTACGCACCCTCATAG